One Skermanella sp. TT6 genomic window, TCGCGGGCGTCGTGGCGGTGCTGGGGCTGCTGGCCGTGACCGCCGGCCCGGCCTGGCTCGCCAGCCTGGCTTTCGAGGCCATGCCGTTCGGCTGGGTCCTGGAAGCCCTCCTGGCGAGCACGCTGATCGCCCAGCGGAGCCTCTACACCCATGTGGCGGTGGTGGCATCGGCGCTGGAGAGCGAGGGGCTGGCGGGAGGGCGACGGGCGGTGTCCATGATCGTCGGGCGCGACCCGGAGAGCCTGGACGAGCACGGCGTCTGCCGCGCCGCCATCGAGTCCTGCTCGGAGAACTTCTCCGACGGGATCGTGGCGCCGGTGTTCTGGTTCGCGGTGCTGGGGTTTCCCGGACTGGTGGCCTACAAGGCGATCAACACGGCGGACAGCATGATCGGCCATCGGACCCCGCGCCATCAAGCCTTCGGCTGGGCGGCAGCGCGGCTGGACGATCTGGTGAACCTGATGCCGGCGCGGCTGGCCGGCCTGTTCATCATCCTGGGCAGCGCCGTCGCCCTGCGGGGCAAGCGGCTGCGGCGCGCCCACGCGGCCTGGAAGACCATGCTGCGCGACGCCGGCAAGCACAAGTCGCCCAACGCCGGCTGGCAGGAAGCCGCCATGGCCGGCGCGCTGGGACTCGCGCTGGCGGGGCCGAGGCGCTACGGGGCCGTCGTGGTGGACGATGCCTGGATGGGCGAAGGTGGCCGGCGGGAGGCGACCTCCGACGATATCCGCCGGGCGCTCCGCATCATGGCATCGGCGTGCGGCATCCAGGCCGGGCTGATCGCGACGCTGGCGTTCCTTTTGTAGGTCGGCGTTCGCCCTTCGGGCAAAGGCCG contains:
- the cbiB gene encoding adenosylcobinamide-phosphate synthase CbiB, giving the protein MNQDAVLLLALAIDAAFGEPAWIYARLPHPVVLFGRLVGLLDRMLNRDGWRPAARRLAGVVAVLGLLAVTAGPAWLASLAFEAMPFGWVLEALLASTLIAQRSLYTHVAVVASALESEGLAGGRRAVSMIVGRDPESLDEHGVCRAAIESCSENFSDGIVAPVFWFAVLGFPGLVAYKAINTADSMIGHRTPRHQAFGWAAARLDDLVNLMPARLAGLFIILGSAVALRGKRLRRAHAAWKTMLRDAGKHKSPNAGWQEAAMAGALGLALAGPRRYGAVVVDDAWMGEGGRREATSDDIRRALRIMASACGIQAGLIATLAFLL